Below is a window of Lacibacter sp. H407 DNA.
ACATGCCCCACAAATGCGAGATATGACGATGCTTATTCTTAGGATCATCAACATCCTGCATCCATTCCTGCAACTGTCCATGCTTACCGATCATGTTCGGTGCGATCTGTTTGTATTTTTCTTTTAATGTTGTACGCAATGCCGCATCTACATTCAGAATTTCACTTGCTTTAATTACATGTTGCAATAATTCACGGATGATCTGATGATCCATTGTTGGGCCCGCCACCAATCCACCTTGCTCCGGCGAGTTTGATGGTGTACTGATGAGATAACCAGTCTTTGGATCTTTTATAAGAAAGCTGTTGAAGAATAAAGCGGCATCTTTCATAATGGGATATGCTTTGTTCTTCAAAAAGTTTTTATCCTGTGTAAACAAATAACGTTCCCACAAATGCTGGCACAACCATGCACCACCTGTAACCCAGATGCCATGATTGGCTGCATTGATAGGCGCAGTACCTCTCCACAGATCGGTGTTATGATGCAATACCCAACCCGGTGCGTTGTAATGATCCTTTGCTGTTTGCTTTCCTGTTACAGCCAATTCACTGATCATATCAAACAACGGCTCATGCATGGGCGATAAGTTCAGCAACTCTGCCGGCCAGTAATTCATTTGTGCGTTGATGTTTGTCGTGTACTTACTTCCCCAAGGTGGATTCGTCAGATCATTCCAGATACCTTGTAGGTTTGGTGGTTTTGTACCGGGTCGTGAAGAAGAGATCAATAAATACCTTCCGTATTGTGTGTATAATGCAGCAAACGACGGATCATCACCATTTACGAAATTATTCAACCTGTCAATGGTAGAGAGCGCTGATTTATTGCTATCTCCTATTACAATTGAAAATGCATTGAACCATTTTTTATACTCCGCAATGTGTGCTGCTTTAATTTGCTGATAAGTTTTCCCGGCAACAGATGCCAGTGCATTTAAGCATGGCAGTTTCGGATCAGCAGTAATGTCTTTATAGTTTTTATAGTTTGTTCCTGCAGTAAGATAGATGGTTGCTTCATCGGCATTTGCAACGGTCAGTTGCCCATTCTCAATGTTAACCGTTCCTGCTTTTGCTACAACACGCAAATAACTTTCGCCACGCAATGCACCTGTTCTTACTTTCACCGATAACACAAGATCATTCTTGACCTTTGTAACTGTATAGTTTTTATGCGGACTGCTTAACTCAGCTGTAAAACTAATGCTTGCTTTTTGAGATGAGGTGAGATGAATAACAATTGCCTGGTTTGGCTGACTTACAAAATACTCTCTCGTATAATTTATGCCGTTTGCTCTATACGACGTGGTAGCAATTGCATTGGCAATATCCAGTTCTCTTCTGTAATTGGTTGCACTACTTGTATTGCTGAATTTTAAATTGAGATCACCAAAAGGTTGGTACGATGCCTGGTACACACCTACTGGTGGTGGATTATCATTCTGTACAAAATATTTCCATTGACCATTCAATGAAATTTTTGCTTCTTCATTATTTATAGGATAAACACCAATATGCTTTACCGTATCCTTATAACCATAAATGCCACCTTTGTCAAAAAAGTTGAGAACTAAAATAGCGATGGTATTTTTTCCTCTATGCAGAATATTTTTTGCAACAGTATACTTTCTTCCCTCAGTGTTTTGCTGGCTACCCACTAACTGCCCATTCACATAAGTATAATCCCAATCACGAATACGATTGAAATCAAAAACCATATCTTCTTCTTTCCAATCATCCGGCAACACAAAACTTTTTCGCAACCACACTGCACCATCCAGTCCTTCATGGCCCACTGTTTCCCAACCATCCCAACTCGGCACTGTCATTGTTTGCCATTTGCTGTCATCAAAATCTGCTGCAGCATATTTTTTATCAGTCGTTGCTTTCGAAATCCAACCGCTACGTTCACCATCATAACTTTTCAAACCCATAAACTCTTTCTCAGCTAACGCTTCTGCCTCTTTCTGTTTTCCAGCAAACAACAGTTGGCGAATGCTGTCTAAATATTGATATGCACTGGGTCTGCTATAAGCTCTTGGCTCACCTGTCCACAATGTTTCTTCATTAAACTGGATACGATCATTTTCAATACCGCCAAACAACATGGCGCCAATGCGGCCATTGCCAACTGGCAAAGCTTCCGTCCATTTAACTGCAGGTCTGGGATACCAGAGTTTCAGATCCTGTGCACAAACAAATGCATTACACGTAAAGAGCAATGCAAAAACGAAAAATATTTTTTTGTATGTCATCATTTGAATTCTATTAAGCTTCTGTTGTGTCACTCTCTTGTGCAACAACAATTCTATTCAGCATTTTTCAACCCATCTGACGGAACGCACTCACTACTCACCATTCACTACTCACCTAATCACTTCTTCCTTCTTCACATCATCTGCCACCACTACTGCTGCTTCACCAAGTGTATTATTTTTAAACAGAATGTTTTTTGTGTTTGCCCCTTTTATCTCTGCAAATGTTTTTGTTCCGTTGAAAGGCCAGTTATTCATCAGCAAAACGTTCTCAACATTGGTTAATCGAATAAGCGAAGCAGTTGTCAAAGGCTTTGCAGAAACAAATCCATTCACCGTTAATCGCTCTGTTTTCTCAACTGATAAAGAAGCGCCTGTTTTTGTATTCACCCGAACATTATGTAGTTCAATATCTTTTCCATTGCGGATGGTGATGCCTGTTTCCGCTTCAAACACACAATCATTCAAACTGATCTCACTCACAGGCATTTCATCCAGACCGTTAATATACATGGCTTGCTTAGTATAAGCAGTGATATTGCTAAAACGGATATTACGGAATTGTGGAGTCCGTTCGCTCACCGGTTCAGGCGGCACTTTTGAATACTCCATATCCAGCACAATCGCCTGTGCTTTGATATTCTTCATGATAATATTATCAACACGAATATCTTCTACTACTCCACCTCTTCCTCTTGCTGTTTTAATACGGATACCACGATCAGTTCCATCAAACACACAATTGCTGATGGTGATCTTCTTTACATCACCACTCATTTCACTGCCGATTACTACACCACCATGTCCACTTAACATAGTGCAGTTCGTGATGGTATAATTTTCTGCAGGCGTTGCTTTTGTTCTTCCGGGAAGATCCTTTCCCGATTTAATAGTAATACAATCATCGCCCACGCTGATATGACAATCTGAAATATGTACATACCTGCAACTCGATGGGTTGATGCCATCTGTATTCGGGGATGGA
It encodes the following:
- a CDS encoding glycoside hydrolase family 95 protein, coding for MMTYKKIFFVFALLFTCNAFVCAQDLKLWYPRPAVKWTEALPVGNGRIGAMLFGGIENDRIQFNEETLWTGEPRAYSRPSAYQYLDSIRQLLFAGKQKEAEALAEKEFMGLKSYDGERSGWISKATTDKKYAAADFDDSKWQTMTVPSWDGWETVGHEGLDGAVWLRKSFVLPDDWKEEDMVFDFNRIRDWDYTYVNGQLVGSQQNTEGRKYTVAKNILHRGKNTIAILVLNFFDKGGIYGYKDTVKHIGVYPINNEEAKISLNGQWKYFVQNDNPPPVGVYQASYQPFGDLNLKFSNTSSATNYRRELDIANAIATTSYRANGINYTREYFVSQPNQAIVIHLTSSQKASISFTAELSSPHKNYTVTKVKNDLVLSVKVRTGALRGESYLRVVAKAGTVNIENGQLTVANADEATIYLTAGTNYKNYKDITADPKLPCLNALASVAGKTYQQIKAAHIAEYKKWFNAFSIVIGDSNKSALSTIDRLNNFVNGDDPSFAALYTQYGRYLLISSSRPGTKPPNLQGIWNDLTNPPWGSKYTTNINAQMNYWPAELLNLSPMHEPLFDMISELAVTGKQTAKDHYNAPGWVLHHNTDLWRGTAPINAANHGIWVTGGAWLCQHLWERYLFTQDKNFLKNKAYPIMKDAALFFNSFLIKDPKTGYLISTPSNSPEQGGLVAGPTMDHQIIRELLQHVIKASEILNVDAALRTTLKEKYKQIAPNMIGKHGQLQEWMQDVDDPKNKHRHISHLWGMYPGSEINYDESPAMMNAAKQSLIFRGDEATGWSLGWKINCWARFKDGEHAFTMVKMLLSPVKGGAGSYPNLFDAHPPFQIDGNFGGAAGIGEMLVQSHTKYVDILPALPTAFADGEVKGICVRGGFVMDMKWNAGKLVKLAVKSKTGNDLLLRYNGKIINIKTKANTVYNFDGALKQL
- a CDS encoding glycoside hydrolase family 28 protein; translated protein: MKKLILFAFVTAVCFTATAQRFYDVTKYGAKNDSSKLATKPIADAIAAASKAGGGTIYFPAGKYLTGPIHLKSNITILIDAGAELHFSDNFDDYLPMVQSRYEGVDVMSFSPLFYAYKAENIAITGRGTINGHGQKWWNYALTFYKNQTERNKYQLLFDSLNKNIPLPDDPTQMKRGFLRPPFIQPLYCKNVLIEGITITNSPFWTVTPEFCENVTIKAVTINNPPSPNTDGINPSSCRYVHISDCHISVGDDCITIKSGKDLPGRTKATPAENYTITNCTMLSGHGGVVIGSEMSGDVKKITISNCVFDGTDRGIRIKTARGRGGVVEDIRVDNIIMKNIKAQAIVLDMEYSKVPPEPVSERTPQFRNIRFSNITAYTKQAMYINGLDEMPVSEISLNDCVFEAETGITIRNGKDIELHNVRVNTKTGASLSVEKTERLTVNGFVSAKPLTTASLIRLTNVENVLLMNNWPFNGTKTFAEIKGANTKNILFKNNTLGEAAVVVADDVKKEEVIR